A stretch of Babesia bigemina genome assembly Bbig001, chromosome : III DNA encodes these proteins:
- a CDS encoding proteasome A-type and B-type family protein, putative, translating into MSRRYDSKTTTFSQEGRLYQVEYALEAINNANLTVGVLCDQGVVLVADKPLTTQLLDPGKINEKLYKLDTHMFCAVAGLTADATVLINVCKLYAQRHRYRFGEAQNVEQHVVEICDLKQSYTQYGGLRPFGVSFLFAGWDSHMGFQLYHTDPSGNYAGWKATAIGRNSQPAQTLLRQEWKEGLSMDDALYLAIKVLTKAMDSTVHKADKIEVGILWKGPSGDSEPTVEMVSEDRVAKILSKLAEEAAAKSTDSAIST; encoded by the coding sequence ATGTCGAGACGTTACGATTCCAAGACCACAACCTTCTCCCAGGAGGGGCGCCTCTACCAGGTCGAGTACGCTCTCGAAGCGATCAACAACGCAAACCTAACCGTTGGCGTGCTCTGCGATCAAGGTGTCGTGCTCGTCGCGGACAAGCCGCTAAccacgcagctgctggaccCAGGGAAGATTAATGAAAAACTCTACAAGCTGGACACGCACATGTTCTGCGCCGTTGCCGGTCTGACGGCAGACGCCACCGTGCTCATCAACGTGTGCAAGTTATATGCGCAGAGACACCGCTATAGATTCGGAGAGGCGCAGAATGTCGAACAGCACGTCGTTGAAATCTGTGACCTCAAGCAAAGCTACACGCAATACGGTGGACTCAGGCCGTTCGGAGTCAGCTTCCTCTTCGCGGGATGGGATTCTCATATGGGCTTCCAGCTATACCACACGGACCCCTCGGGCAACTACGCTGGCTGGAAGGCGACGGCCATTGGCCGCAACAGCCAGCCGGCTCAAACACTGCTGCGCCAGGAGTGGAAGGAGGGACTCAGCATGGACGACGCGCTCTATTTGGCAATCAAGGTGCTAACAAAGGCAATGGATTCCACTGTACACAAGGCCGATAAAATCGAGGTCGGCATACTCTGGAAGGGGCCATCTGGCGACTCAGAACCCACTGTGGAGATGGTCAGTGAGGACCGCGTCGCCAAAATACTGTCCAAGTTAGCTGAGGAGGCGGCTGCAAAATCGACCGACTCCGCGATTTCCACGTGA
- a CDS encoding proteasome A-type and B-type family protein, putative: protein MSYDRAITVFSPDGHLMQVEYAMETVKKGGCVVGVKGVDSVVLAAERKMTTKLQISKSAKKIFQLDGRLATAFAGLNADARVLINKTRLECQRYRMNTNQPASVGYISKFIARLQQKYTHRGGVRLFGVALLLIGYDADGKPGLFQTDPSGIHSSWKAQSIGRSSTSAQEFLEKNYTEDLDAKQTVTLSIKALAEVMEVSANNIEVAVLSPDGLRILDEQEIKDLLQRIEEEKEPK from the exons ATGAGCTACGACCGTGCCATCACCGTTTTCAGCCCTGACGGGCACCTGATGCAGGTGGAGTATGCGATGGAGACCGTCAAAAAGGGTGGTTGCGTGGTCGGCGTGAAGGGTGTCGACAGCGTGGTCCTGGCCGCGGAGCGCAagatgacgacgaagtTGCAGATTTCTAA GAGCGCTAAGAAGATTTTCCAACTCGATGGGCGCCTCGCCACCGCTTTCGCCGGTCTCAATGCCGACGCACGAGTTCTGATCAACAAG ACCAGGCTAGAATGCCAGCGTTACCGGATGAACACCAACCAGCCGGCGTCAGTTGGCTACATCTCCAAGTTTATCGCACGGCTACAGCAG AAGTACACACACCGCGGTGGAGTGCGTCTATTTGGTGTAGCGCTGCTTCTCATTGGTTACGACGCCGATGGAAAGCCGGGTCTCTTCCAGACCGACCCTTCTGgaatccactcctcatggAAGGCACAGTCAATCGGCCGCTCCTCCACG AGCGCTCAAGAGTTTCTTGAGAAGAACTACACCGAGGACCTGGACGCCAAACAGACGGTCACGCTGTCGATAAAGGCGCTGGCCGAGGTTATGGAAGTATCGGCAAACAACATCGAAGTGGCCGTATTGAGCCCCGATGGCCTTCGCATACTCGATGAGCAGGAGATCAAGGAtttgctgcagcgcatcgaGGAGGAGAAGGAGCCCAAATGA
- a CDS encoding ribosomal RNA large subunit methyltransferase J family protein, putative: MSTRVKHGKERQDKYYYLAKEQGYRARSAFKILQLAKKFNIFENCNVLVDLCAAPGGWLQVAAKHLPVSSIIIGVDLVPIRPIKGVITIQSDIRTTRCRNLISQNLKGAEVDVVLHDGAPNVGANWNLDAFNQNVLVLEAAKLAAHVLKKGGIFVTKIFRSADYNSLIWMLGKCFERVKVTKPSSSRNVSAEIFAVCIGFRTLKALDPKLFNCEHVFISQGQAAEEQEEKETAKVTSLSQLLRQRKKVNREGYEEGDDFREHSVLDFLTSDNPPQMLISTNRFTFKPRSGLDEEASKKDAALLKAVMASALTTEEVKLLCSDIKVAGRADLQHLLKWRQKICRELFPADKDAKKSKAKAEKQDGEDDAVVEGDGEEGAEQPEAEEDALRRQQLELADRLRKDQRRSERKKRRALMKHKKAMAANSVMLTNDPELFSLSVLKGHDIDELDKSSDDSGDDSDKADKGKDDKASIHSRVSAAKRFDIPSDYSDTDSDDSDADSMDLQFETDSEVEDLEDDKVHNMEVDLEVQHEMAKLAESERAKPTKKLTRRQRVNMERGAELASLIESMQSEARLKAQQEMQESDSEDESEESVYEGGKSDDEGSDGSNTDDDEDDDDEEEEEEEGEGSEPESDADSEVADDKHSDDLPSTKKGASGKAAGKTIDRKAKEAMEDAMVDRWFDQDIFQEKTRETARKQKKKEPKKAKPSKKEASFAVVPAVSDADAIARVRDAVEEELTRDKETIAEVQAIGSLLVDKGSRMALIDGAYNRRTFDDGDLPSWFAEDEKKHSNYEMPVTKELMKRYKAKLYELKNRPIRKVLEARGRRKMRMERKLKSVLPRVEAMQNSDTGKSDAAKKLLRKVKRAASDKREKVYVVSRRGGSSTSAPKGGKGSRKVVKAVDKRMRKDNVRQKQKPRSQLVRSLSLCESIDLLSRARVTSSRSRLPVYTAEGESGNSGGSVVAAKDIGDNFFGETSPLPLAADSPVPAESYKPTTTRAADQDARIAALEAEVRLLKAQNAQLTVNACALYNTLMQHVEKLRATLREREAEIAEFKASSRHRGSP, encoded by the exons ATGAGCACCAGGGTGAAGCACGGCAAGGAGCGCCAGGATAAGTACTATTACCTGGCCAAGGAGCAGGGGTACCGCGCGAGGTCCGCGTTCAAGATTCTCCAGCTCGCAAAAAAGTTCAACATCTTCGAGAACTGCAA TGTGCTGGTGGACCTCTGTGCCGCTCCCGGCGGTTGGCTTCAGGTCGCGGCCAAGCACCTTCCGGTGTccagcatcatcatcggcgTCGACCTCGTGCCCATCCGGCCCATAAAGGGCGTAATCACGATACAATCGGATATACGCACGACGAGGTGTCGAAACCTGATATCGCAAAATCTCAAG GGAGCCGAGGTGGATGTCGTCCTACACGACGGAGCCCCCAACGTCGGTGCCAACTGGAACCTGGACGCGTTCAACCAGAATGTGCTGGTGTTAGAGGCAGCCAAACTGGCTGCGCACGTCCTCAAGAAGGGCGGCATATTCGTGACCAAGATATTCAG GTCCGCTGATTACAACTCGCTCATATGGATGCTCGGCAAGTGCTTCGAGCGCGTCAAGGTGACGAAACCGTCCAGTAGTCGTAACGTTTCGGCGGAAATCTTCGCCGTGTGTATCGGATTCCGTACCCTCAAGGCACTCGACCCCAAGCTGTTCAACTGCGAGCACGTCTTCATATCCCAGGGCCAGGCGGCAGAAGAACAGGAGGAGAAGGAGACTGCGAAAGTAACATCTCTGagccagctgctgcggcagcggAAGAAGGTCAACAGAGAGGGGTATGAGGAGGGCGACGACTTCAGGGAGCACAGTGTGCTCGACTTCCTGACCTCGGACAATCCGCCGCAGATGCTTATTTCAACAAACCGGTTCACTTTCAAACCAAGGAGCGGGCTGGATGAGGAGGCGTCCAAAAAGGACGCCGCCCTGCTCAAGGCGGTAATGGCCAGCGCGCTGACCACGGAAGAAGTCAAGCTGCTCTGTTCCGACATTAAGGTTGCCGGGCGTGCGGACTTGCAACACCTGCTCAAATGGAGGCAGAAGATATGCAGGGAGTTATTCCCTGCCGACAAGGACGCGAAGAAATCTAAGGCCAAGGCCGAGAAGCAGGATGGTGAAGACGATGCCGTTGTCGAAGGCGACGGTGAGGAAGGGGCGGAGCAACCGGAGGCTGAGGAGGATGCGCTGCGAAGGCAGCAGCTGGAACTTGCTGATCGCCTGAGAAAGGACCAACGCCGCTCTGAACGTAAGAAGCGCAGGGCCCTCATGAAGCATAAGAAGGCAATGGCAGCCAACTCAGTCATGCTCACTAATGACCCCGAGCTGTTCTCCTTGAGCGTGCTGAAGGGGCACGACATTGATGAGCTCGACAAGTCGAGCGATGACTCGGGAGATGATTCGGACAAAGCCGACAAGGGAAAGGATGACAAAGCGTCGATCCACTCCCGCGTCTCAGCAGCTAAGCGCTTCGACATCCCCTCCGATTACAGCGACACGGATTCGGACGATTCAGACGCCGATTCCATGGACTTGCAGTTTGAAACTGACTCGGAAGTCGAAGACCTTGAAGACGACAAGGTCCACAACATGGAAGTTGATCTGGAGGTGCAACACGAAATGGCAAAACTCGCTGAATCTGAACGGGCAAAACCTACCAAAAAACTTACTCGTAGGCAGCGTGTCAACATGGAGCGTGGAGCCGAACTGGCTTCGCTGATTGAGAGCATGCAGAGCGAGGCACGGCTGAAGGCGCAGCAGGAAATGCAGGAGTCAGACTCCGAAGACGAGAGCGAGGAGTCCGTGTATGAGGGGGGCAAATCTGACGATGAGGGATCGGACGGAAGCAACacagatgatgatgaggatgatgatgatgaggaggaggaggaggaggaaggtGAAGGCAGCGAACCCGAATCTGACGCCGACTCCGAAGTTGCGGATGACAAGCACTCTGACGATCTCCCTTCAACGAAAAAGGGTGCTTCCGGCAAGGCAGCTGGCAAAACAATTGACCGCAAGGCCAAGGAAGCTATGGAAGATGCGATGGTTGACCGTTGGTTCGACCAGGACATTTTTCAAGAAAAGACCCGCGAGACTGCCAGGAAGCAGAAGAAGAAGGAACCCAAAAAAGCCAAGCCTTCTAAAAAGGAAGCGAGTTTCGCAGTTGTGCCGGCAGTATCGGATGCTGACGCTATAGCTCGTGTGCGTGATGCGGTCGAGGAGGAGCTCACTCGTGACAAGGAGACCATAGCGGAAGTTCAGGCCATTGGGTCTCTCCTGGTGGACAAGGGTTCACGAATGGCGCTAATAGACGGTGCGTACAACCGCAGAACGTTCGACGATGGAGACTTGCCATCGTGGTTTGCGGAAGACGAGAAGAAGCACAGCAACTACGAGATGCCCGTCACCAAGGAGCTCATGAAGCGGTACAAGGCCAAACTCTATGAGTTGAAGAATCGCCCGATCCGCAAGGTGCTGGAGGCTCGCGGACGTCGCAAGATGCGCATGGAGCGCAAACTCAAGAGCGTCCTCCCCCGCGTGGAGGCAATGCAGAACAGCGACACGGGCAAGTCGGACGCTGCGAAGAAGCTGCTCCGCAAGGTGAAGCGCGCGGCCTCAGACAAGCGCGAGAAGGTCTATGTGGTTTCCCGACGTGGCGGCTCGTCTACCTCGGCGCCTAAGGGCGGCAAGGGGTCGCGCAAGGTTGTCAAGGCGGTGGACAAGAGGATGAGGAAGGACAATGTGCGGCAGAAGCAGAAGCCCCGCTCAC AGTTGGTGCGTTCGCTTTCGTTGTGCGAGTCAATCGACCTCCTCAGCCGAGCCCGGGTGACCAGTAGCCGCAGTAGACTCCCTGTCTACACGGCGGAAGGGGAATCAGGAAATTCTGGGGGTTCAGTGGTGGCTGCAAAAGACATAGGTGATAACTTTTTTGGCGAGACCTCACCGCTACCCCTCGCGGCTGACTCTCCGGTACCTGCGGAATCCTACAAGCCAACAACCACTCGTGCCGCAGATCAAGATGCGCGTATCGCGGCACTGGAAGCAGAGGTGCGCCTGCTGAAGGCGCAGAACGCTCAGTTGACGGTCAATGCGTGTGCCCTCTACAATACGCTGATGCAGCACGTGGAGAAGCTCCGTGCCACTCTGCGCGAACGAGAGGCTGAAATTGCCGAGTTTAAGGCCTCATCTCGGCATCGTGGGTCACCCTGA
- a CDS encoding ATP synthase subunit C domain containing protein, putative, whose amino-acid sequence MAESWSEVFSRIPPHFWGHMGIFLSLGLSVLGAAWGILLCGPSIMGGSIKEPRITVKNLVSVIFCEAVGIYGLIVAVLLVNASLHFTAIECPKDFKADLTVTGKYFVEVYRGYSMFATGLIVGLSNLACGSCALADAQKPQLFVKILMVEIFAGVLGLFGVITGVVLISTAP is encoded by the exons ATGGCGGAGTCCTGGTCCGAGGTGTTCTCGCGAATCCCTCCGCACTTTTGGGGTCACATGGGCATATTCTTGTCGCTAGGCCTCTCTGTGTTAGGCGCGGCATG GGGCATTCTACTTTGTGGGCCATCTATCATGGGCGGGTCGATCAAGGAGCCCCGCATCACTGTAAAGAACCTTGTATCAGTCATTTTCTGCGAAGCGGTGGGCATTTACGGCCTCATCGTTGCCGTGCTGCTTGTGAACGCATCACTGCACTTCACCGCCATTGAGTGCCCGAAGGACTTCAAGGCTGATCTAACTGTCACTGGGAAGTATTTCGTCGAGGTGTACCGAGGCTACTCCATGTTCGCCACCGGACTCATTGTCGGACTCTCGAACCTCGCTTGCGG TTCTTGCGCGCTCGCGGATGCCCAGAAGCCACAGCTCTTTGTAAAAATACTCATGGTGGAAATCTTTGCCGGCGTGCTAG GCCTCTTCGGAGTCATCACCGGAGTCGTTCTCATCAGCACGGCGCCGTAA
- a CDS encoding plectin/S10 domain containing protein, putative, whose amino-acid sequence MTVAGMKYSLIPRENLVLIYQYLINEGVLVCQKSSKIPMHPEINVPNLHVMMTMKSLKSRNYVVEHFNWQHLYFILTDQGVEYLRTFLYLPPTVFPATHSKKPATKAAIKEEAA is encoded by the exons ATGACGGTCGCTGGAATGAAATACAGCCTCATCCCGCGGGAGAACCTCGTGCTTATTTACCAGTACCTCATTAATG AGGGTGTGCTCGTCTGCCAGAAGAGCTCCAAGATTCCTATGCATCCGGAGATCAACGTGCCGAACTTGCACGTTATGATGACCATGAAGTCACTGAAGTCGCGCAACTACGTCGTCGAGCACTTCAACTGGCAGCACCTCTACTTCATCCTCACCGACCAGGGCGTAGAGTACCTTCGCaccttcctctacctccctCCCACGGTGTTCCCCGCCACCCACTCGAAGAAGCCGGCGACTAAGGCTGCCATTAAGGAGGAGGCCGCATAA
- a CDS encoding Ribosomal RNA large subunit methyltransferase F — MGKRGRHESKWLSDSELCQQPPRRSEPSGRSCMHHRSRHTNRDDFIALSRVFPVLKQHLVANSKWKSSMSKHLMYHYDFSHPDAVYHLSRAILKITYGLNFYLPCGCRNGACDPFLRVESGEDDCDTYLDDSECIDVQRYLAPCIPGRANYVHYAADLLHVSHNLPDPPPEGTDPPFPDSSNISFEDIPRGQGVKVLDVGTGANCIYPLLGCSEYGWSFIASETNLEALTLAKHNLRLNGMTGIVDLRHQKEPLRMFTGALQPNEFVHLTMCNPPFHASLDQTNMNPRVSTCGTTSELTFQHGDVTTFSIDGVDLHNLQKVRFGVTGQVNYTFSSDPAEQGELAFVEIMLVESRFFVHNVLWFTSLVARLSTLKRIKSHIHADMRLYHASSSKQVAFLDARVSDLLREEGSSAGCEDTFHIPVSNLHVCELRTFTLSQGRQTRWVVAWTYFNAEQRYKILKKLYS, encoded by the coding sequence ATGGGCAAGCGGGGCAGGCACGAGTCGAAATGGTTGAGCGACAGCGAGTTGTGCCAGCAGCCCCCGAGGCGTAGCGAGCCCAGTGGCCGCTCCTGCATGCATCATCGATCTCGACACACGAACCGGGATGATTTTATCGCTCTCTCCAGGGTTTTCCCAGTGCTCAAGCAACACCTGGTGGCCAATTCGAAATGGAAATCCTCCATGTCCAAACACCTGATGTACCACTACGATTTCAGCCATCCTGATGCAGTTTACCATTTGTCAAGGGCGATTTTGAAGATAACATATGGCCTCAACTTCTACCTGCCGTGTGGATGCCGCAACGGCGCTTGCGACCCCTTTCTTCGCGTTGAGAGCGGCGAGGACGATTGCGACACCTATCTGGACGATTCCGAGTGTATTGACGTGCAGCGGTACCTGGCTCCGTGCATTCCTGGCAGGGCTAACTACGTCCACTACGCGGCggacctgctccacgtcTCCCACAACCTACCGGACCCACCGCCTGAAGGGACGGATCCCCCATTTCCCGACTCGTCCAATATAAGCTTCGAGGATATTCCCCGGGGCCAGGGTGTGAAAGTTTTGGATGTTGGAACGGGTGCCAACTGCATATATCCGCTACTCGGTTGCTCCGAGTACGGGTGGAGCTTCATCGCATCAGAAACAAATCTAGAGGCGCTCACCCTCGCGAAGCACAACCTAAGGCTGAACGGTATGACAGGGATTGTCGATCTGAGGCATCAAAAGGAGCCTCTGAGGATGTTCACGGGCGCTTTGCAGCCGAACGAGTTCGTGCATCTGACGATGTGCAACCCTCCGTTCCATGCAAGTCTGGACCAGACTAACATGAACCCACGTGTTAGCACGTGCGGAACCACCAGCGAGCTGACTTTCCAGCACGGCGACGTAACGACGTTCTCCATTGACGGCGTCGATCTTCATAATCTGCAAAAGGTCAGGTTCGGTGTAACGGGTCAAGTAAACTACACATTTTCCAGCGACCCAGCAGAGCAGGGTGAGCTGGCTTTTGTGGAGATAATGCTTGTGGAGAGCCGTTTCTTTGTGCACAATGTGCTGTGGTTCACGTCTCTCGTGGCGAGGCTGTCCACGCTCAAGCGTATCAAGAGCCACATTCATGCTGACATGCGTCTGTACCACGCATCCAGCAGCAAACAGGTCGCCTTTCTCGACGCGCGAGTCAGCGACCTGTTGAGGGAGGAGGGTAGCTCTGCAGGCTGCGAAGATACGTTCCACATCCCCGTGAGCAACTTGCACGTGTGCGAGTTGCGGACGTTCACGCTGAGCCAAGGGCGTCAAACGCGCTGGGTGGTTGCGTGGACTTACTTCAACGCCGAGCAGAGATATAAAATACTTAAGAAGTTGTACAGCTAG
- a CDS encoding RNA recognition motif domain containing protein, putative: MAKTPAAKKKAPKASEGKSGAKKTKKAAGKSESAVPEGVRKLRALLDQASKSAPVANAASTAEQLPPSSESSAASAPQGESAGKAKTGRRADEPGARKPKGAARPIKKKSKGGPKEYVDHPNVVFVGNVPLSVDKSELIKSLGIDPKIVKSVHFRSLPVESKFAYNKRIGVIRGKLSDAKPSQNAYVTLVDEKYVDELVAKNTMELRGHYLFINKSSPSSFSKFNRKKTVFVGRLPPNTTENELFEVFSNVSQVQGVRIIRDPVTSESKGFGFVLFDSRTAVPEAVEAFNNYSFKGYTLHVTKALDHEAASEHKAKSSKKKAPAGKKGAKHAGANKGGKPAQKRTLKAKPKNKRR; this comes from the exons ATGGCAAAAACTCCAGCGGCCAAAAAAAAGGCGCCTAAGGCGTCCGAAGGCAAATCGGGGGCGAAGAAGACGAAGAAGGCTGCTGGTAAGTCCGAGAGCGCGGTCCCCGAAGGCGTGCGTAAGCTGAGGGCGCTGCTCGACCAGGCTTCCAAGAGCGCTCCCGTCGCCAACGCGGCTTCCACGGCTGAACAACTGCCCCCAAGCAGCGAATCTAGCGCCGCTTCGGCTCCTCAGGGGGAGTCGGCCGGCAAAGCAAAGACCGGGCGCCGTGCCGATGAACCCGGTGCACGTAAGCCGAAAGGAGCGGCTCGTCCCATCAAGAAAAAGTCTAAGGGCGGCCCTAAGGAATATGTTG ACCATCCTAATGTCGTTTTCGTCGGCAACGTGCCGCTTTCGGTTGACAAGTCCGAGCTCATCAAGAGCCTTGGCATCGACCCTAAGATCGTGAAATCCGTGCATTTCAGGTCCCTCCCAGTCGAGAGCAAGTTCGCGTACAACAAGAGGATCGGCGTGATCCGCGGCAAGCTGAGCGACGCGAAGCCCAGCCAGAATGCGTACGTCACGCTGGTGGACGAGAAGTACGTAGACGAGCTGGTGGCCAAGAACACCATGGAGCTGCGCGGTCACTACCTGTTCATCAACAAGTCGTCGCCATCGTCGTTCAGCAAATTCAATCGCAAGAAAACCGTCTTCGTCGGTAGGCTCCCCCCCAACACTACTGAGAACGAGCTCTTCGAGGTGTTCTCAAACGTCAGCCAGGTTCAAG GCGTTCGAATCATACGCGACCCTGTTACGTCGGAGTCTAAG GGTTTCGGATTCGTCTTATTCGACAGCCGCACTGCCGTACCAGAGGCGGTGGAGGCGTTCAACAACTACTCGTTTAAG GGCTACACGCTGCACGTCACCAAGGCGCTGGATCACGAGGCGGCGTCCGAGCACAAGGCGAAGTCGTCGAAGAAGAAAGCGCCGGCCGGCAAGAAGGGGGCAAAGCACGCTGGTGCCAATAAGGGCGGCAAACCTGCGCAAAAACGCACGCTGAAGGCCAAGCCTAAGAACAAGCGGCGATGA